cagcgaaatcgggtaataaataaagcttttatgcgcttcagacccttaatcgccatatcggtctatatgacagctatattcaaatctggaccggtctgagccaaatttaagaaagatgtcgaagggcctaacacaactcactgtccaaaatttcaacgaaatcggataataaatgtggctttatgggcctaagaccgtaaatcggaggatcggtctatatagcagctatatctgaatctggaccgatctgggccaaattaaagaaggatgtcgaagggcgtaacggaactcattgtcccaaatgtcagcaaaatcagataacaaatgtggcttttatgggcctaagaccctcaatcggccgatcggtctatatgggtgctatatcaagatatagtccgatatagctcatcttcgaacttatcctgcttatggtcaaaaaaaaaaaaaatagtctgtGTAAAGgcttagctcaatatctctatttttataccctccaccataggatggaggtatactaatttcgtcattctgtttgtaactactcgaaatattcgtctgagaccccattaagtatatatattcttgatccgtccgtctgtctgtcgaaagcacgctaatttccgaaggagtaaagcttcccacttgaaattttgcacaaatactttttattagtgtagatcgattggtattgtaaatgggccttatcgatccatgttttgatatagatgccatataaaccgatcttgggtcttgacttcttgagcctctagagggcgcaattctaatccgatgtggctgatattttgcacgacgtgttttagtatcacttctaacaactgtgctaagtatggtttaaatcgtatataacctggtacagctgtcatataaaccgatcttgggtcttgacttcttgagcctctagagggtgcacttcctatccgattggaatgaaattttgcacgacgtgttttgttatgatatccaacaactgtgccaagtatggtctaaatcggtcaataacgtgatatagctgccatctaaaccgattttgggtcttgacttcttgtgcccctagagggcacaattcttatccgattgcaatgaaattttgcatgacgtgttttgttatgacattcaaccacagtgccaagtatgaatGAAATCGCttcacaacctaatatagctgccatagaaaccgatctggggtcttgatttcttgagcctctagagggcgcaattcttatccgatttgagtgaaattttgcacgaggtattttgttatgatatccaacaattgtgccaagtttggatcacatcggtccatagcccaatatagctgtcatataaaccgatctggggacttgattcttgagcttctagagggagtaattcatatccgatttggctgaaattttacatgacttattttattatgaatttcaacaactgtgccaaatatgcttcaattcggtccataacctgatatagctgtcatataaaccgttctgctatcttgacttcttgagcctctagaggtcgcaattattatccgacttgcgtgaaattttgtacgacggatcctctcatgacaatcaacatacgtgtttattatggtctgaatcggtctatagcctgctacagcttccatataaatcgatctctctattttacttcttgagcccccaaagggcgcacttcttattcgaattggccgacattttagacaggtctccaacatataatttaattgtggtccgaactggaccatatcttgatatcgctctaatagcatagcaaatattttctattatccttttttttttttttgcctaagaagagatgccgggaaaagaactcgacaaatgcgatccatgttggagggtatataagattcgtcccgactgaacttagcacgctcttacttgttttgaaccctatattgccatgattggtaAACAAGTCCTTTGTGATAGTGATTTGGGGTTTGCACGACCATTCAGACGTTTCGCCTTTAAAGTGGATATTCAAATCatgctctactccaaaatacatttcatttgagatccttattgccatggtaggaaaatatgtccggtttggagatgttttggggttggatggCAACCATGACATATGGTcgtgcaaatattgggttgcccaaaaagtaattgcggattttttaaaagaaagtaaatgcatttttaataaaacttagaatgaactttaatcaaatatactttttttacactttttttctaaagcatgctaaaagtaacagctggtaactaacagaagaaagattgcaattacagagtcacaagctgtgaaaaatttgtcaacgccgactatatgaaaaatccgcaattactttttgggcaacccaatatataacagattagttttctactacaaaattttccctgtacattccattgaggaacagcggATACTTCtttcatgtcaatgagtgcagtctgattaaagtttCCGCCGAGTCTGAACGAAGACACCACTTGGCagattttaacatggcaggatttTTCTGATGAACCCAGACGttcgtcgtcataggcggatatgacAACTTCTGTACCACGAAGGCTTccaagattcgttttctacattcaaaaaacttccatttgagatccatattgtcatggttggCCCATATATCCCTTTTACAGGATTTGGGGtgcggtggtcccccagatatcccaccccaaatttggataccatataaaatttttaaaacatttatttaaccATACTCATTATTCTATTCTTCTTTGTGTCGCAGCCTCTTAACGCTTAAATGTACACCATTTTTCACGATTGACATGAAcctttttttcggatcaaatATTAGCTTAGAAGGGGTCTTATCACAAATGGAAAACTGGAACTCGGACAAAAGCAATGCCAATGCCAGAGATAACTCCAGTCTGGCAAAGGGTTCACCAATGCAAACTTTCGGACCAATACCAAAAGCCATAAAGGAACAAGGGTctattttgtttgctttttcctCGCCTTCTAAGAAACGCTCAGGTAAAAATGTGTCGGGTTCGGCATACAAATCAGGATTATGAAGCACACCATGTATGGGTATCAGCACAGAGGTACCCTTTTGTATGGTTAACGGGGAATTGCATGAAGTGCGTACAGTGCAAGAACGGCGACAAACGCGAGGCATAAATCCCACAATGGTATTTTTGCGCAAAGTTTCTGTAATGAAGTAAAGagttcatataaaaaaattactttttcatATCATTTTAAAATTGTGTATACCTTGTATAACagcttttaaaaatttcatatcctTTAAGCTTTCGTAGGTCAAGTTTCGTTTATTCTTTGCCATTATCTGCAGAATTTCTCCACGGACTTTTTCTTGTATTGGCGGATTTGTGGCCAATTCATAGAGCGCATAAGTCATCACACAAGATGTGGTCTCAAAACCAGctataaagaaaacaaagagTTGTCCCACCATCAAGTCAAAGGTTAGTTTAAAATCCTCTCCATTCGCTGGCTCTTTCTGCAATTCCAGTAGTAGGTCCATAAAGTCATTACGTCTTATATTGTTTTTCTGCCTATGCTCCATGGTGTCCCGgaagacttttttgaaaaattcgttgGCTTCCCTGCTAAACACATGAACATTGAAGAATGCCATCAACTTGGGGAATTTAGCTCCAATCATATCCCATAGGGGATTTAGAGTCTGATAGAAAGCACGATTGCCTTGAATACGAAATTCCGTGTTTGGCTCACGCAAGCTATTGCATTCAATGCCAAAGGCCACATTACCTATAATGTCGGTGGTAAATCGTGCACACAAATCAAACATTTGAACTGCACCTCCATGACCTTTGTCACATTGCTCGCCCAGCACCGCCACCAATTGCTTGGCTACCCCTAAAAGATTGGGAAACATATGCCGCAACTTGGCCGGCGAAAATGTGGGTGACATTTTCATTCGCAAAGGTTTCCACATGTCATAATCGAGACGCGACACATTGGCACTGAGGGCCTCACGATGGTTCACATATAACCCTCGATCGGGAAAACTTTCGAAATTAGTTATCATTATATCTTTGATGGCCTCCAGATCCTGCACCAGCAGTAGGGATTCAAACAAAAGTTCTATGACCTTAAATGGTTTCTTTTCGGCATACATTTGCTGATAGAATTTATTCAAGTTGATACCCCAGGGCTTCTTCTTCGATCGTTTGTATAGTTCCAAAAGGCTAATGCTTTCCACTCCATGACGTTTCCAAAATCGAATTTTTTGCGTATATTTTGCATAGAGTAAAATTAGCAAAATGACAACCAACAGCAGGAATGTTACAAACGAATTCATTTTATAAAACCACAATGCGAATAGAATGTTTCAGGCATTGGTTTTTATGTgtcattgttttaatttttgatggtcaCAGACCTTCTGAAATTTAATTCATGTAAATCGCCAGATAAGAGTTGATTTGCTAgacattttatatataataataattattattttcttaattgcttttgcatttttttcaatattcataaatttttaaaccAGACTTGTCGGGAATCTGAATCTGCAAAAACCCACTTGGTCACCTACTTGGTTGGCTGTAACAATGGTAGAAACCTTTGCTAATTTAGCAGAGCAAAGAAAGTAGCTCCAAGCATGTATTTGAAAAGTCCTTCTCTTGCTTATCCTAAAGGGTCTTTGTAGTCGGTTGTGTAGCAGACCGGATTTGGTAAAGAGTTTTGCCTTCGGGACATGGTTAAGTTAGGATTAAGGTGCAGTTCATCAGACTCAAAAAATTGCAagttttccccatgaacattacactaaggaacagcggcaaacttctcacatatcaatgagtgcagtccgattcaagttttttaagctcaatgataagggacctcctttttatagccgagtccgaacggcgtgccgaagtgcgacatctctttggagagaagttttacatggcatagttgctcacaaattttgccagcattaagaggggaaaaccaccgctaaaaattgttttctgatggtctcgccaggattcgaacccaggcattcagcgtcataggcggacatgctaacctcaaagctacggtggcctccccctcatcacttagacgttttcgtccattgtgataccacaggaacagaagaaggaagatgtcttctagttcctatcgttgaacagATCGCTTTAACgagaacttgcgaatgttcacatccgctaaatcagacaggttttcaaagaaatgagaacctaaagtggaactccttctgactgctggtgcgggacagcacacacagaagatgttctatagtctattcttcttccttgtcctcacagcttctgcaaaagtcgttgctgatggagacaatgactgagacgtctgttctagccaatgacagcaaagcggtagacctcttcatgtctaaattaggccacatagttttgggatGATCACAGCCCCCCTTcttttgaaccatccagatcgcgttaacaagcccaacaacttgcgaatgttcacatccgctaaatcagacaggttctcaaagaaataagaacttAAAGTGGATCACCTTCTGACTgctggtgcgggacacacacacacagaaggtgttctatagtctattctttttcgatgtcctcacagcttctgcaaaagtcgttgcttgcaaacttcagtctgtctgtatgttttccgattagacagtgacctgtcatgactgttctaaccaatgacagcaaagcggtcgacctcttcaagtctaaattaggcctcatagttttggaatgctcacagcccccctgGAATGGGTAGGGTAGTTCTTAGTCCCGCAAGCtcgtccactttacaattccctgggatatctctgtggcccgacacctagaacaggtgacatattgggttgcccaaaaagtaattgcggatttttcatatagtcggcgttgacaaattttttcacagcttgtgactctgtaattgcattctttcttctgtcagttattagctgttagttttagcttgctttagaaaaaaatttatatttgattaaagttcattctaagttttattaaaaatgcatttattttcttttaaaaaatccgcaattactttttgggcaactcaatataatgAGGGCAAAGTGATCATCCTTTTTCAGAGTACCCAATGCAAGTTACACTGGGTGAACTATAGAACCTTGAATTTTATGTTAATTGGGTTTGATATAGCAAACATTGGCCTCTGCTGCCATCTCAAGCGTGAACGTTGATCTTCTCCCAGACATTACTTTGTATTaatcaaattttgtcaaaatctgaGGAAAAAATTACCATATATGAAcccatggcagctatgttcatcGGAGTAGATTCCGTACCATACTCGACATGGTAGCCGAGAGCCCACCACAACTTAGTATtctaaatttaagcgaaatgggCTAAAACATAGGCCTCATATGtgttcaagactttaaatcaggtGATATGTCTATATGCAAGCTAAATATATCCCAATATCATCCGATCtgcactatatttggatatgtaagggtctaataccaaaaatttttttcgaaatttcatcaaaatcggtttaggttAGGCTAGTGTggggttgaaaaaagggtgcagatatttaaccgccccattccactatagacatacacataagccaataatcggcttgttttgcgctcaaaatactaaaaagttacGTCGAaaaagttaagaattccgtgctacttacaaaatccttaattctttatataccactctcctaagttggttcaagtctggtatcgtgtccccaccttagtacCGTTGTCTGTTAGCCTCGAAATCCGGGCAAtgaataggaaatgctccagtgtctcatcatcttttccacatgccctacacatgatatcacttgccgcatcgatttcgCATAAatcagctcgtagtcctatgtgtcccgttatgacaccaaaagttaaactgacctccttcttacttcctgtcagtaataacctcgtcctctcacgatccggatcaccccaggacggcgaaaatccacgTCCTACCGActttttcgctgttccacagtgttatatgAGCGTTTTTCGCatacgcccttaaatcggacagcgtcGACCCCAAAAAGATTCGGGGTTATAAAATCGATAACCCGaaaccgatttaagggcgtaggCGACAAAGAGTTCTCTGGCctccactgccaaatcgtcagccctttccttcccctttactccgttatggcccggcactcaaacgatgcggattgtgccaactTCAGAGATggggttaatctccttcttacagtgcaagactgtttgtgaccttactgtcctatttgttattgcccttatggccattgtattgtcggtaaagatgtttacactcaacgtccccgcgttagcaccacaccacctcacgcattccgtgctcgcctggatctggatatggtcagacagtcgaaaATAGATGTCAGtctttgggttctcaatgtaaacccccaggcccaatctttcctctagttttgatccatccgtgtaatattaTCTTCTAAATGGCCATCCAAGGGTTTAGTATAAGACAGTGCCGCTGGCTGCAGTGGCTCGCACTCTATCTCAACTGTCGTCTCAGGCATCcagtcggaaacctcttcccttccttccagatttcctatcgtcgtttCGATtgtaccgctatggtatgagctgctcccatcgccttaagtctcgtagccacagtggttgcctcacacttaacttgtatgtcaatgggtcggatatctagaatatttCATTCAATATGTCATCATCGCTCCGTCTACCCTAAGacaacctgttgtatggtccttacgttgcactttttctccatcaaactactgaggtgtaagagTTGTCTATtcgcgctcctgtagagcctgtggactatcctaggattcaggccccatttcgatccCAGTTCGCTCAGTCTACCCTAAGacaacctgttgtatggtccttacgttgcactttttctccatcagacCACTGAGGTGTAAGAATGTATTGGTCtagtcacgctcctgtagagcctgtggactatcctcggattcaggccccatttcgagcctacggcccatctacatagtgcccaacatctgtgagccttctcagtacgctcctgaatttgacacttctagttcagtttcctatccaagatcactcctaagcattttaccttgtcagatatcgaaatcgttttattgaggaaacgtggtgcattaaattggccaaCCTTCGTCTTCTTCGTATACAGGCATATTTCCGTCTTCCCTGTGTTAACATGAAGACATATACCATATGGAAGACCCTTTCGGACCTGCTGCATAGTTGGTTCGGaaccttaccccttagaagaatTGTAACATCGTCTACGTAGCCgacggtttcaaatccctcctcagtcagtatccgCAATATGTCAttatggtcacccataggagtggcgataaaatgcccccctgtggcatgccttgtgccactttctctcttatatttatgccatgggacacacaatttatccacctggaTCATAGCATatatttgtttgcccaaaaagtaattgcggtttttataaaagaaagta
The genomic region above belongs to Stomoxys calcitrans chromosome 5, idStoCalc2.1, whole genome shotgun sequence and contains:
- the LOC106090391 gene encoding cytochrome P450 6a8-like, whose protein sequence is MTYALYELATNPPIQEKVRGEILQIMAKNKRNLTYESLKDMKFLKAVIQETLRKNTIVGFMPRVCRRSCTVRTSCNSPLTIQKGTSVLIPIHGVLHNPDLYAEPDTFLPERFLEGEEKANKIDPCSFMAFGIGPKVCIGEPFARLELSLALALLLSEFQFSICDKTPSKLIFDPKKRFMSIVKNGVHLSVKRLRHKEE
- the LOC106090390 gene encoding cytochrome P450 6a22-like — translated: MNSFVTFLLLVVILLILLYAKYTQKIRFWKRHGVESISLLELYKRSKKKPWGINLNKFYQQMYAEKKPFKVIELLFESLLLVQDLEAIKDIMITNFESFPDRGLYVNHREALSANVSRLDYDMWKPLRMKMSPTFSPAKLRHMFPNLLGVAKQLVAVLGEQCDKGHGGAVQMFDLCARFTTDIIGNVAFGIECNSLREPNTEFRIQGNRAFYQTLNPLWDMIGAKFPKLMAFFNVHVFSREANEFFKKVFRDTMEHRQKNNIRRNDFMDLLLELQKEPANGEDFKLTFDLMVGQLFVFFIAGFETT